In Anaerobacillus isosaccharinicus, one genomic interval encodes:
- a CDS encoding NAD(P)/FAD-dependent oxidoreductase, with protein sequence MKKKPRILILGAGYGGMMTASRLSKQLGYNDAEIILVNKHNYHYQTTWLHEPAAGTLHHDRTRMRIDSVIDTNKVKFIKDVVVEIKTADKKVILEGGELDYDYLVIGLGSEPETFGIPGVEEHAFSIRSVNSVRQIREHIEYMFASYNNSEIKHEDYLTFIVAGAGFTGIEFVGELTERIPELCKEYDIDRKKVRILSVEAAPTALPGFDPELVDYAMSLLESRGVEFKISTPIKEVTKDGVILASGEEIKSKTIVWTTGVRGSSILDKSGFETMRGRIKVEPDLRAPGYEDVFVIGDCALIINEEINRPYPPTAQIAIQQSSTLSKNIKALITGSGNLETFVPDIKGTVASLGGKEAIGIVGSKKLYGSSASTMKKIIDNRYLYLLGGLPLVVKKGKLNLFS encoded by the coding sequence ATGAAGAAAAAACCAAGAATTTTAATTTTAGGTGCGGGTTACGGTGGGATGATGACTGCTTCTAGACTATCGAAGCAACTAGGATATAATGACGCAGAAATAATCTTAGTTAATAAGCACAATTACCACTATCAAACGACTTGGTTGCATGAACCAGCAGCTGGAACGTTGCATCATGACCGTACAAGAATGCGCATTGACAGTGTAATTGATACGAACAAAGTGAAATTTATTAAAGATGTTGTCGTGGAAATTAAAACTGCTGATAAAAAAGTTATTTTAGAAGGGGGAGAGCTTGACTACGATTATTTAGTAATTGGACTAGGCTCAGAACCTGAAACATTCGGCATTCCTGGTGTTGAAGAACATGCTTTTTCAATCCGCAGTGTCAACTCAGTTCGTCAAATTAGAGAGCATATTGAATACATGTTTGCATCTTATAATAATTCAGAGATCAAACATGAAGATTATTTAACCTTTATTGTCGCTGGTGCCGGTTTTACTGGAATCGAATTTGTAGGCGAGTTAACAGAAAGAATTCCGGAGCTTTGCAAGGAATACGATATTGATCGCAAAAAAGTTCGTATTTTAAGCGTTGAAGCAGCTCCGACAGCATTACCTGGTTTTGATCCTGAGCTTGTCGATTATGCAATGAGCTTATTAGAAAGCCGCGGTGTCGAGTTCAAAATTAGCACCCCGATTAAAGAAGTAACAAAAGATGGAGTCATTCTTGCCTCAGGTGAAGAAATCAAATCAAAAACGATTGTTTGGACTACTGGCGTTCGAGGAAGTTCAATCTTAGATAAATCTGGGTTTGAAACAATGCGCGGCAGAATAAAAGTAGAACCAGACTTAAGAGCACCTGGTTATGAAGATGTATTTGTAATTGGTGATTGTGCGTTAATTATTAATGAAGAAATAAATCGTCCGTATCCACCAACAGCTCAAATTGCTATTCAGCAATCATCAACACTTTCAAAAAATATAAAGGCTTTAATAACAGGAAGTGGAAATTTAGAGACGTTTGTGCCAGATATTAAAGGTACTGTTGCTTCATTAGGAGGTAAAGAAGCAATTGGGATCGTTGGCTCGAAAAAGCTCTATGGTTCATCTGCTTCAACGATGAAGAAAATCATCGATAACCGTTACCTTTACCTTCTTGGTGGTTTACCGTTAGTCGTTAAAAAAGGGAAACTAAATTTATTTTCTTAA
- a CDS encoding NUDIX hydrolase: MRKNRSNVWLAAAGIVIKDEKWLVVKKKYGGLKGLWSIPAGFVNEGETVDDAAVREVAEETGIRTRVIDIVGIRTGVISETISDNMVVFLLEEIGGQLLAQEEELEAVAYKTKEELAEDPNTSMMVHLFLKQLQEKSFQTLTPNPGDVFKYSSYKIFY, encoded by the coding sequence TTGCGGAAAAATCGAAGTAATGTTTGGCTCGCAGCAGCAGGGATCGTTATTAAAGATGAGAAGTGGTTAGTTGTAAAGAAGAAATATGGCGGTTTAAAAGGGCTTTGGTCCATTCCTGCAGGATTTGTCAATGAAGGAGAAACAGTCGATGATGCTGCTGTTAGAGAAGTTGCTGAAGAAACAGGGATAAGAACGAGGGTAATAGATATAGTAGGAATTAGAACTGGCGTAATTAGTGAAACAATTAGTGATAATATGGTTGTTTTCTTATTGGAAGAAATAGGTGGGCAACTGTTAGCTCAAGAGGAAGAGCTTGAAGCTGTTGCTTATAAGACAAAAGAAGAATTAGCAGAAGACCCAAATACTTCAATGATGGTTCATTTATTTTTGAAACAATTACAAGAAAAATCCTTTCAAACATTAACACCTAACCCAGGAGATGTGTTTAAATACTCAAGTTACAAAATATTTTATTAA
- a CDS encoding YuiA family protein has translation MVKIKLGVNDCPYCAGKGYFQLLLGGSETCECCGGSGKKPNKE, from the coding sequence ATGGTAAAGATCAAGCTAGGAGTTAACGATTGTCCATATTGTGCAGGTAAAGGTTATTTTCAATTACTATTAGGCGGATCAGAGACATGTGAATGTTGCGGCGGATCAGGTAAAAAACCGAATAAAGAATAA
- a CDS encoding YuiB family protein: MSIPQLIISMLLFLVLFFGIGFLLNMLLRATWFMAIIYPIVVIRIVDDVRFFEYITAPVISFSALGSKLISLQLADIIILTAGMVGALLAGFAMKVLRAKGYQMF; the protein is encoded by the coding sequence ATCAGCATTCCACAATTAATTATTTCGATGTTATTATTTTTAGTTTTATTTTTCGGAATTGGTTTTTTACTAAATATGTTGCTAAGAGCAACATGGTTTATGGCTATTATCTATCCGATTGTTGTTATCCGCATCGTCGATGATGTTAGATTTTTTGAATACATCACTGCACCAGTTATCTCTTTTTCAGCTTTAGGTTCAAAATTAATTTCATTACAATTAGCTGATATTATTATTTTAACGGCTGGAATGGTCGGAGCACTTCTTGCCGGCTTTGCAATGAAAGTTTTAAGGGCAAAAGGTTATCAGATGTTTTAG
- a CDS encoding 3D domain-containing protein, with the protein MEIVKTIFRRVTMTILFSLALLTTFESISGVSANQITNWWLVDTYSFQNKAVEEKKSIDAGLKKFTMRFRSLPMFSDSSSKLLSSQEVVEAKPLTLEEAIDWSQYPSKKVVATGYTAGFESTGKRPGHPQYGITRSGVTVKRDLYSTIAADTRVFPIGSILFIPGYGYGVVADTGSAIKGNKIDLYYETVQDVFQQWGKKEVEVYIVEKGTGRLTNDELQSLNEAEAVQVFRRQLSFAN; encoded by the coding sequence ATGGAAATCGTTAAAACGATTTTTAGACGAGTAACAATGACTATTTTATTCAGTCTAGCTTTATTAACGACATTTGAATCGATCTCAGGCGTAAGTGCTAATCAGATAACAAATTGGTGGTTAGTAGATACTTATTCATTTCAAAATAAAGCTGTTGAAGAAAAAAAGAGTATTGATGCAGGTTTAAAAAAGTTTACTATGAGATTTAGAAGTTTACCGATGTTTAGTGATAGCAGTTCAAAATTGTTAAGTAGTCAAGAAGTGGTAGAAGCGAAACCACTCACTTTAGAAGAAGCAATTGATTGGAGTCAATATCCTTCAAAGAAAGTTGTTGCGACCGGTTATACCGCTGGATTTGAATCGACGGGAAAACGTCCAGGACATCCGCAATATGGAATAACTCGTTCAGGTGTTACAGTGAAACGTGACCTTTATTCAACAATTGCTGCAGACACAAGAGTATTTCCAATTGGTTCAATCCTGTTTATCCCGGGTTACGGATATGGGGTTGTAGCTGACACTGGATCAGCAATCAAAGGAAATAAAATTGACCTATACTACGAAACGGTTCAGGATGTATTCCAACAATGGGGCAAAAAAGAAGTAGAAGTATATATTGTTGAAAAAGGAACAGGGCGTTTGACGAATGACGAATTGCAAAGCTTAAATGAAGCTGAAGCTGTTCAAGTATTTCGTAGACAGCTTTCCTTTGCAAATTAA
- a CDS encoding cobalamin-binding protein: MRIISICPSNTELLAYLGLTDQLIAVDDFSDWPKEINELPRLGPDLNINMDKLEELKPDLVLASLSVPGMERNIEQLEKRQIPHIVLNPNSLADIYEDLLLVGEKTGCADHAIEIATQFKHDIDYYKELNKSHNRGLIYWEWWPKPIFTPGKTNWLTEVSEIVGGENCFSHYDQANAQVTWEEVVEKNPDHICMVWVGVKEEKMNLAVIKKREHAEKVRAVQNNNLYILEESLFCRPSPRLVEGIKKLSATLK; the protein is encoded by the coding sequence ATGAGAATTATATCAATTTGCCCAAGTAACACCGAACTTCTTGCATACCTAGGATTAACTGACCAACTTATCGCAGTTGATGACTTTTCAGATTGGCCAAAAGAAATTAACGAACTCCCTCGCCTTGGACCTGATTTGAACATTAATATGGATAAGCTTGAAGAACTAAAACCCGACTTAGTTCTTGCTTCCCTTAGTGTTCCAGGAATGGAGAGAAACATTGAGCAATTAGAAAAGCGACAAATCCCCCATATTGTTTTAAATCCGAATTCACTAGCGGACATTTATGAAGACCTTTTACTAGTTGGTGAAAAAACAGGATGTGCGGATCATGCAATAGAAATTGCTACACAGTTTAAACATGATATTGATTATTATAAGGAATTAAATAAATCACATAACAGAGGGCTTATTTATTGGGAATGGTGGCCAAAGCCAATTTTTACACCTGGAAAAACAAACTGGTTAACTGAAGTTAGTGAGATTGTTGGTGGGGAAAATTGTTTTTCTCATTATGACCAAGCGAATGCTCAAGTGACGTGGGAAGAAGTTGTTGAGAAAAATCCCGATCATATATGCATGGTTTGGGTGGGTGTTAAAGAAGAAAAAATGAATTTAGCTGTCATAAAGAAGCGCGAACACGCAGAAAAAGTTCGTGCGGTCCAAAATAATAACCTCTATATATTAGAAGAATCATTGTTTTGCCGACCGTCACCAAGGTTAGTCGAAGGAATTAAAAAATTATCGGCTACTCTGAAATAG
- a CDS encoding divergent PAP2 family protein yields MELLTNFPLWAALIAIGFAQFIKVPLQYIATRRFDWSLLTSTGGMPSSHSGAVTALSTAIALEEGLGSPLFAISAIFGIIVMFDASGVRRHAGEQATVLNRLVHDFNKLVIEVKSWPEKEEKEKRKELKELLGHQPIEVIFGGLTGVLLTLFLHFLIF; encoded by the coding sequence ATGGAATTACTAACTAATTTCCCTTTATGGGCTGCATTAATAGCAATTGGATTTGCCCAATTTATTAAAGTGCCTTTACAATATATCGCAACGAGGCGTTTCGATTGGTCACTTTTAACTAGTACAGGTGGAATGCCTAGCTCACATTCCGGAGCTGTTACTGCTTTATCGACAGCAATTGCCTTAGAGGAAGGATTAGGCTCTCCTTTATTTGCCATCTCAGCGATATTTGGAATTATCGTCATGTTTGATGCCTCAGGTGTACGGAGGCATGCTGGTGAACAAGCGACTGTTTTAAATCGCTTAGTTCATGATTTTAACAAACTAGTCATCGAAGTAAAATCATGGCCTGAAAAAGAAGAAAAGGAAAAACGAAAGGAATTAAAGGAATTGTTGGGTCATCAGCCGATTGAAGTCATCTTTGGTGGACTGACTGGTGTATTATTAACTTTATTTCTACATTTCTTAATCTTTTAA
- a CDS encoding leucyl aminopeptidase — MFKVKDGDILSKKIGALVVGLFEDDKKPAGLVKEIDDKMEGYLVELLADKHLSAAFKKVNKIHTLGKLEAKVVYFVGLGKKAELTFEKAREAFALVSKAITKDGCEEVAVALDTFLTEEKAGEVFAKALAEAVALTSYRTQTYKQKQEPTKSIEKVAVFTELPKDDIEEALIVGETYGVGTNLARALVNAPGNYMTPTDLAAQAKQIADRYGMEYSVLEREEMEKLGMGALLAVAEGSDQPPKMIVLKYRGKEKWENVLSFVGKGLTFDAGGISIKPALNMHEMKMDMGGAAAVLGAMEVIGALKPDVNVMAVIPSTENLINGSALKPGDVIKSLSGRTIEVRNTDAEGRLILADAVTYAKQLGADYIVDVATLTGAVIVALAGVTTGAITNDEELMEDVLVAAGEAGEYLWRLPNFEPYKEMLRSSDVADLNNSPGREGGSITAGLFIGEFAEETPWVHLDVAGTAWSRSDSVFGPKGGTGSMVRTLATLARNF, encoded by the coding sequence TTGTTTAAAGTTAAAGATGGAGATATTCTTTCGAAAAAGATTGGCGCGTTAGTTGTTGGACTTTTTGAAGACGATAAAAAGCCAGCGGGACTTGTGAAGGAAATCGATGATAAGATGGAAGGTTATTTAGTTGAGCTGTTAGCAGACAAGCACCTTTCGGCAGCCTTCAAAAAAGTAAACAAAATACATACTCTTGGAAAACTAGAAGCAAAAGTTGTTTATTTTGTGGGGCTTGGAAAAAAAGCAGAATTAACGTTTGAAAAAGCACGCGAAGCTTTTGCTTTAGTTTCAAAAGCAATAACAAAAGACGGATGTGAAGAAGTAGCGGTTGCTTTAGATACTTTTTTAACAGAAGAAAAAGCTGGAGAAGTTTTTGCAAAAGCATTGGCTGAGGCAGTAGCATTAACTAGCTATCGTACTCAAACATATAAGCAAAAACAAGAGCCTACCAAATCAATCGAAAAAGTAGCTGTTTTTACTGAGCTACCAAAAGACGACATTGAAGAAGCGCTTATCGTAGGTGAGACTTATGGTGTTGGAACAAACTTGGCAAGGGCGCTTGTAAATGCTCCTGGTAATTATATGACACCTACTGATTTAGCGGCACAGGCAAAACAAATTGCTGACCGTTACGGAATGGAATACTCAGTTCTAGAGCGTGAAGAAATGGAGAAGTTAGGTATGGGTGCTCTTTTAGCAGTTGCAGAAGGTTCTGACCAACCTCCAAAAATGATCGTCCTTAAATATCGCGGTAAAGAGAAATGGGAAAATGTGTTGAGCTTTGTTGGAAAAGGCTTAACATTCGATGCTGGTGGTATTTCGATTAAGCCTGCATTAAATATGCATGAAATGAAAATGGACATGGGTGGAGCAGCTGCGGTACTAGGTGCTATGGAAGTGATCGGCGCACTTAAACCGGATGTCAACGTGATGGCTGTCATCCCTTCTACGGAAAACTTAATTAATGGTAGTGCATTAAAGCCAGGCGATGTTATCAAATCGTTAAGTGGAAGAACGATCGAGGTCCGCAATACAGATGCAGAAGGTCGTTTAATTTTAGCGGATGCAGTTACTTATGCAAAACAGTTAGGTGCAGATTACATTGTTGACGTTGCTACTTTAACTGGTGCAGTTATTGTTGCACTAGCAGGTGTGACAACAGGTGCTATTACAAATGATGAAGAGCTGATGGAGGATGTATTAGTGGCTGCTGGTGAAGCTGGTGAATACTTATGGAGACTTCCAAACTTCGAACCATACAAAGAAATGCTACGTTCTAGTGATGTTGCCGACTTAAATAACTCTCCAGGTCGTGAAGGTGGAAGTATTACAGCAGGATTATTTATTGGTGAATTCGCTGAAGAAACTCCTTGGGTTCACTTAGATGTTGCTGGTACGGCTTGGTCAAGAAGTGATAGCGTTTTTGGACCAAAGGGTGGGACAGGTTCAATGGTGCGTACCCTTGCAACACTTGCACGAAACTTTTAA
- a CDS encoding aspartyl-phosphate phosphatase Spo0E family protein yields MPSNLTNQIEHKRKEMSEIIEKHGLSSTKAIRCSQDLDKLLNKYNESKLHSSKNMFLF; encoded by the coding sequence ATGCCTAGTAATCTAACAAATCAAATTGAGCATAAGAGAAAAGAAATGTCAGAAATCATAGAAAAACATGGTTTATCGTCCACTAAAGCTATTCGTTGTAGTCAAGATCTTGATAAACTTTTAAATAAGTACAATGAATCAAAACTACATTCTTCAAAGAATATGTTTTTATTCTAA
- a CDS encoding DNA adenine methylase → MGIPRILHYPGSKWSMADWIVSHFPEHQTYLEPFFGSGAFSKQRSQLETVNDIDGGVVNLSCY, encoded by the coding sequence ATGGGCATACCTAGAATTTTGCATTATCCAGGTAGCAAGTGGAGCATGGCTGATTGGATAGTTAGTCATTTTCCAGAGCATCAAACATATTTGGAGCCCTTTTTCGGAAGTGGAGCATTTTCAAAACAAAGAAGCCAACTTGAAACAGTGAATGATATTGATGGAGGAGTTGTTAACCTGTCTTGTTATTAG
- a CDS encoding DNA adenine methylase — translation MIEMNGPLPGKEGLRFPEKIAAVAERLIGVQIENQPAIELIKRYSRQNVLIYANPPYILSTRTTSSYKHEMTEEDHEELLDVLEDHPGPVILSGYTHPLYDGKLKGWRREQKGLKLKLEQFVKKYMD, via the coding sequence ATGATCGAAATGAATGGTCCTTTACCAGGCAAAGAAGGGCTTCGCTTCCCTGAAAAAATTGCTGCAGTTGCAGAAAGATTGATTGGAGTCCAAATTGAAAATCAGCCAGCAATCGAATTAATAAAAAGATACTCTAGGCAAAATGTTTTAATTTACGCTAATCCGCCTTATATATTATCAACTCGAACTACATCAAGCTATAAACATGAAATGACAGAAGAAGATCATGAGGAACTACTTGATGTGTTAGAGGATCATCCTGGTCCAGTTATTTTATCAGGATACACTCATCCTTTATATGATGGTAAGTTGAAGGGCTGGAGAAGGGAACAAAAAGGGCTAAAGCTGAAGCTGGAGCAATTCGTGAAGAAGTATATGGATTAA
- a CDS encoding DctP family TRAP transporter solute-binding subunit — MILNKKRLLLVVSALVLSIILVACGSESTGLDGEETYNWKFVTEEQQGQVQYEYALELANRLNEKSDGQINIEVYEFGGLGSEVNQVELLQSGGVEFAIVSPGFTGTMVSEGQLFALHFLFTDDMELNQQILNESEALNVHLTEKYEQYNIKPLAYWTEGAMQWTGDRPLTAPEDFSGFKMRTQTSPLILRSYEAYGADPTELSWGELYTSLQQGVVQGQENPIFFIEDANFHEVQDYMMISEHNIYVAMTTVNTDFFAGLPSDIQDLIVETVDEMRPVAFDMQERMNDELLEAIENNDRHPTEIIELTAAEREAFRVAALPVRDFFIDEVGEDGKKILEMLIEEIEAAQ; from the coding sequence ATGATTTTAAATAAGAAGAGGTTATTATTAGTCGTTTCAGCTTTGGTACTTAGTATAATTTTGGTTGCTTGTGGTAGTGAGTCAACTGGCCTTGACGGTGAAGAAACATATAATTGGAAGTTTGTAACCGAAGAGCAGCAAGGGCAAGTTCAATATGAATATGCTCTAGAGTTGGCAAATCGCCTTAATGAAAAATCAGATGGGCAAATTAATATCGAAGTTTACGAGTTTGGTGGATTAGGAAGCGAAGTTAATCAAGTGGAGCTTTTACAAAGTGGAGGCGTTGAATTTGCGATTGTCTCACCTGGCTTCACAGGAACAATGGTTAGCGAAGGACAACTATTTGCATTGCACTTTTTGTTTACGGATGATATGGAATTAAACCAACAAATTTTAAATGAAAGTGAAGCGTTGAATGTCCATTTAACTGAAAAATATGAGCAGTACAACATTAAGCCGCTTGCATATTGGACAGAAGGCGCGATGCAATGGACAGGTGACCGTCCGTTAACGGCACCAGAGGATTTTAGTGGTTTTAAAATGAGAACACAAACATCGCCACTGATTCTTCGTTCATACGAAGCTTACGGTGCTGACCCGACAGAATTGAGTTGGGGAGAGTTATATACGAGTTTGCAGCAAGGAGTTGTTCAAGGGCAAGAAAACCCGATCTTCTTTATTGAAGATGCAAACTTCCATGAGGTTCAAGATTACATGATGATTTCAGAGCACAATATCTATGTAGCAATGACAACAGTGAATACCGATTTCTTCGCTGGATTACCGAGTGACATCCAAGACTTAATTGTCGAGACTGTTGATGAAATGCGACCAGTAGCATTTGATATGCAAGAAAGAATGAATGATGAACTGTTAGAAGCGATTGAAAATAACGATCGTCATCCAACAGAAATCATTGAATTAACAGCTGCCGAAAGAGAAGCGTTCCGTGTGGCTGCACTTCCAGTTCGAGACTTCTTTATTGACGAAGTTGGTGAAGATGGCAAAAAGATTTTAGAAATGCTTATTGAAGAAATTGAAGCGGCCCAGTAA
- a CDS encoding Na+/H+ antiporter family protein translates to MNAVLIAVLAMLILSLLRVHVVIALLIGAITGGLIAGLSLTETIDIFTGGLGGSATVALSYALLGGFAIAISKTGLPKVVVDYAVKVVGKEGESRKKSLSKVLLILVVLTISCFSQNVIPIHIAFIPILIPPLLQVFNELKIDRRSIATVITFGLKAPYILVPAGFGLIFHEIIQINMAESGIEIAMTDIPKALLIPTIGMVIGLLIALLISYRKKRTYVNVQMNEEVAVTEEPVSTRAVIVAIIAILGALVVQYETKSMILSALFGLLVLLFSGKMNVKSAESNLTDGMKMMAFIGFVMITASGFAAVIRETGHVNLLVEQSVHLIGDNKGLAALLMLLVGLFITMGIGSSFSTIPIIATLFVPLSLAVGFSPLATIALIGTAGALGDAGSPASDSTLGPTAGLNADGQHHHIWDTCVPTFIHFNLPLIAFGWIAAMVL, encoded by the coding sequence ATGAATGCGGTCTTAATAGCGGTTTTAGCTATGCTTATTTTAAGTTTACTACGAGTTCATGTTGTGATTGCTTTACTTATCGGGGCGATTACTGGTGGTCTAATAGCAGGATTATCATTAACGGAAACGATTGATATTTTTACAGGAGGACTAGGTGGTAGTGCCACGGTTGCATTGAGTTATGCCTTACTAGGTGGTTTTGCAATTGCCATTTCAAAGACCGGATTACCAAAAGTAGTTGTTGATTATGCGGTCAAAGTGGTTGGTAAAGAAGGAGAAAGCAGAAAAAAGAGTCTCTCAAAAGTACTATTAATATTAGTTGTACTCACAATCTCTTGTTTCTCACAAAACGTGATCCCAATTCATATCGCATTTATCCCTATTTTAATCCCACCACTATTACAAGTGTTTAATGAGTTAAAAATAGATCGTCGTTCAATTGCTACCGTCATTACGTTTGGTTTAAAAGCTCCGTATATTCTCGTACCGGCAGGCTTTGGATTAATCTTTCATGAAATTATCCAAATTAACATGGCTGAGAGTGGAATTGAAATAGCGATGACTGATATCCCTAAAGCGCTTTTGATCCCAACTATAGGAATGGTTATTGGGTTATTAATCGCATTGTTAATTTCTTATCGGAAGAAGCGAACGTACGTTAACGTTCAAATGAATGAAGAAGTAGCTGTGACTGAAGAGCCAGTCTCAACTCGTGCGGTAATCGTAGCGATCATTGCAATTCTTGGTGCTTTAGTTGTTCAGTATGAAACGAAGTCAATGATTTTAAGTGCGTTATTTGGGTTATTAGTTCTATTGTTTAGTGGAAAAATGAATGTGAAGAGTGCAGAAAGTAACTTAACAGATGGTATGAAAATGATGGCATTTATTGGCTTTGTTATGATTACAGCCTCAGGATTTGCAGCGGTAATTCGCGAAACGGGGCATGTTAACTTACTGGTTGAACAATCTGTCCATTTAATTGGAGACAATAAAGGTTTAGCGGCATTATTAATGTTATTAGTTGGGTTGTTTATTACAATGGGGATTGGTTCTTCGTTCTCAACAATTCCGATTATTGCAACATTATTTGTACCTCTTTCTTTAGCTGTTGGCTTTAGTCCGCTAGCTACAATCGCCTTAATAGGAACAGCAGGAGCATTAGGGGATGCTGGTTCGCCAGCTTCTGACAGTACATTAGGGCCAACGGCAGGTTTAAATGCAGATGGGCAACATCATCACATCTGGGATACTTGTGTGCCGACGTTCATTCACTTTAACTTACCGTTAATTGCATTTGGCTGGATTGCAGCTATGGTCTTGTAA
- a CDS encoding biotin transporter BioY has protein sequence MSKQRFKALDITYVAMFAALMAIGANATSFIAIGPIPLTLQTFFAILAGALLGSRLGSLSMIVYTLIGFIGVPVFAAMSNGFTAITKPSFGFIISFIILAYVTGKIVEAKGKPTLATFFIACFVGLILNYVIGTTYLYASLKYFLGMEDLTYIGAWKMMVLFLYKDIAVTILAALLCPKIYKAVNKSSKYTAKPAA, from the coding sequence ATGAGTAAACAACGATTTAAAGCTTTAGATATTACATACGTGGCCATGTTTGCAGCATTAATGGCAATTGGAGCAAATGCAACTTCTTTTATCGCAATCGGTCCAATTCCACTAACTCTACAAACATTCTTCGCAATATTAGCTGGCGCATTGTTAGGATCACGATTAGGTAGCTTGTCTATGATTGTGTACACACTAATTGGGTTCATCGGAGTACCAGTGTTCGCAGCAATGAGTAACGGCTTTACCGCAATCACTAAGCCATCTTTTGGTTTTATTATTTCATTTATCATCCTAGCTTATGTCACCGGAAAAATTGTAGAGGCAAAAGGAAAACCAACGTTAGCTACATTTTTTATCGCTTGTTTTGTAGGACTTATCCTTAACTATGTAATTGGAACAACTTATTTATATGCGTCTTTAAAATACTTTTTAGGAATGGAAGACTTAACTTACATCGGCGCTTGGAAGATGATGGTCTTGTTCCTTTACAAGGATATTGCAGTAACTATTCTTGCTGCATTACTATGTCCTAAAATTTATAAGGCGGTTAACAAGTCATCTAAGTACACAGCAAAACCAGCTGCGTAA
- a CDS encoding pyridoxamine 5'-phosphate oxidase family protein: MLSFGSNGEKELQKKFKTEDSAETFYKYQMINYLTSEMIEFIGHQEMLFISTADKLGNCDCSFRYGKKGFIKVVNENYVIYPEYKGNGVNASLGNIVENSHIGMLLIDFYEKGVGLHINGEATICETDQLECLFKGSTLLGALNEDHYAQRWVVVEVEEAYIHCSKHIPFLEKVKKENEWGADGLRMKGGDVFKVKHHKKVLNNSK; the protein is encoded by the coding sequence ATGTTATCGTTTGGTTCTAATGGGGAGAAAGAATTGCAAAAGAAATTCAAGACAGAAGATTCAGCTGAGACATTTTATAAATATCAAATGATAAATTATTTAACAAGTGAGATGATCGAATTTATTGGTCATCAAGAAATGTTATTTATATCTACTGCGGACAAGTTAGGAAACTGTGATTGCTCTTTTCGTTATGGGAAAAAAGGATTTATTAAAGTCGTAAATGAGAATTATGTAATCTACCCAGAGTATAAAGGGAACGGAGTTAATGCCAGTTTAGGTAACATAGTTGAAAACTCGCATATTGGTATGTTGCTTATTGATTTCTATGAAAAAGGAGTAGGCTTGCATATTAATGGAGAGGCAACAATATGTGAAACTGATCAATTAGAATGTTTATTTAAAGGCTCAACATTATTAGGAGCTTTGAACGAAGATCATTATGCACAACGTTGGGTTGTTGTTGAAGTTGAAGAAGCATACATCCATTGCTCAAAGCATATCCCTTTTCTTGAAAAGGTCAAAAAGGAGAATGAATGGGGGGCAGATGGTTTGCGAATGAAAGGCGGAGATGTTTTTAAAGTAAAACATCATAAAAAAGTACTGAATAATTCTAAATGA